The following coding sequences are from one Rhineura floridana isolate rRhiFlo1 chromosome 2, rRhiFlo1.hap2, whole genome shotgun sequence window:
- the NDUFB3 gene encoding NADH dehydrogenase [ubiquinone] 1 beta subcomplex subunit 3, whose amino-acid sequence MGHGHEHGKMVFPDYRVWKVEGTPLQEVQERLARRGLKDPWLRNEVWRYKGVFEKPVTVMEVFGKGFKWGFAAFVIALAVEYTFFPPKKDDGHH is encoded by the exons ATGGGGCACGGACATGAACATGGCAAAATGGTGTTTCCGGATTACAGAGTCTGGAAGGTAGAAGGCACTCCCCTACAAGAGGTCCAGGAAAGGTTGGCTCGGCGTGGTCTGAAGGATCCATGGCTTCG CAACGAAGTATGGAGGTATAAGGGTGTCTTTGAAAAACCTGTCACTGTCATGGAAGTTTTTGGCAAAGGATTCAAATGGGGATTTGCAGCTTTTGTCATAGCTCTTGCGGTTGAGTATACGTTTTTCCCTCCAAAGAAAGATGATGGGCACCACTGA